TCTTTTTACAATGAGAAAATTTACCGCTTTAGGCATGTTGGCCGGAATTCTGAGTATTCCTGCTTTTGCCCAAAACAAAATTGAATTCAAAGAATTTGATTTAGACAATGGATTGCACGTGATCATGCATCAGGATCAAAGTACACCTATTGTGGTGACTTCCGTTTTGTATCATGTAGGATCCAAAAATGAAAATCCAGAACGAACAGGCTTTGCTCACTTCTTTGAACACCTCATGTTTGAAGGATCTGAAAATATCGAGCGTGGCCAATATATGAATATCATCCAAGGAAGAGGAGGAACCTTGAATGCCTACACATCTAATGATATCACGTATTACTATGAATCTTTACCTTCCAATGAACTGGAACTCGCTTTATATATGGAAAGTGAGCGAATGCTTCATTCAAAGGTGGATGAGACAGGAGTAGAGACTCAACGTGAAGTTGTAAAGGAAGAAAGACGGCAGCGATATGAGAACCAGCCATACGGTACGATTCTTCCAGAAACCTTGAAAAGAGCCTACTCCAAGCACCCTTACCAATGGGCTCCAATTGGATCTATGGAACATTTGAATGCTGCTTCCATTGAGGAATTCCAACAGTTTTACAAAGATTTTTATGTCCCTAATAATGCCACATTAACCATTGCAGGGGATATTGATTACAAACAGACTGAGGATTGGGTAAGAAAGTATTTCTCAGAAATCCCTATGGGAAAGAAAGAGATTTATAGGCCTAATGTAAAAGAGCCGAAGAAGACAGAAGAAATCCGTGATGTGA
This genomic stretch from Algoriphagus halophilus harbors:
- a CDS encoding M16 family metallopeptidase, producing MRKFTALGMLAGILSIPAFAQNKIEFKEFDLDNGLHVIMHQDQSTPIVVTSVLYHVGSKNENPERTGFAHFFEHLMFEGSENIERGQYMNIIQGRGGTLNAYTSNDITYYYESLPSNELELALYMESERMLHSKVDETGVETQREVVKEERRQRYENQPYGTILPETLKRAYSKHPYQWAPIGSMEHLNAASIEEFQQFYKDFYVPNNATLTIAGDIDYKQTEDWVRKYFSEIPMGKKEIYRPNVKEPKKTEEIRDVIYDNIQIPAVIQAYNLPPKTYEDSYALSMLSTYLTGGASSLMTKELVDKQQKALVVAAIPLELEDGGIFIMYSIANMGVEPKDLESEIDKLILQVQEEGLSDQDFTKLKNIMENNIVSSNSSMAGIAENLAEAHVIYGDANYINKVMDAYSKVTKEDIQRVAKEYLDLKGRVVLYYLPKAQQPAQ